The Cyclopterus lumpus isolate fCycLum1 chromosome 6, fCycLum1.pri, whole genome shotgun sequence genome contains a region encoding:
- the slc25a18 gene encoding mitochondrial glutamate carrier 1 isoform X2: MAEKKVSLPAKLINGGVAGLVGVTCVFPIDLAKTRLQNQQGVPVYKGMMDCLAKTVRSEGYFGCYRGAAVNLTLVTPEKAIKLAANDVFRQKLSKDGHLPLWGEVLAGCGAGTCQVVVTTPMEMLKIQLQDAGRLAAQRTVPTAAQAAAPGPAQTLVAPPPARPSPPPPPRASATGITVELLKTRGLAGLYRGAGATLVRDVPFSMIYFPLFANLNALGRERVGDVQVRAPFWQSFMAGCGAGSVAAVAVTPLDVIKTRLQTLQKGDGEETYKGIVDCTRRIMTREGPSAFLKGAACRALVIAPLFGIAQGVYFLGVGETLLGLLG, translated from the exons ATGGCGGAGAAGAAAGTTAG CCTCCCCGCTAAGCTGATTAATGGGGGCGTGGCAGGCCTGGTTGGTGTGACATGTGTATTTCCCATTGACCTGGCCAAGACCCGCCTACAGAACCAGCAGGGTGTCCCAGTCTACAAAGGAAT gatGGACTGCCTGGCAAAGACGGTACGCTCGGAGGGCTATTTTGGATGTTACAGAG GTGCAGCAGTGAACCTCACTCTTGTGACGCCAGAAAAAGCCATCAAGCTGGCTGCCAATGACGTCTTCAGACAGAAGCTCTCCAAGGATGG TCATTTACCCCTGTGGGGAGAAGTGCTGGCAGGCTGTGGGGCTGGGACATGTCAGGTGGTAGTCACCACTCCTATGGAGATGCTTAAGATCCAgctgcaggatgcaggaaggCTCG CTGCCCAGAGAACCGTTCCAACTGCAGCTCAGGCGGCTGCCCCCGGGCCAGCTCAAACCCTGGTGGCCCCCCCACCAGCGCGGCCGagccctccacctccacctcggGCCTCGGCCACCGGCATCACGGTGGAGTTGCTGAAGACTCGGGGACTTGCGGGCCTCTACAGGGGGGCCGGAGCTACCTTAGTGAG GGACGTCCCTTTCTCAATGATCTACTTCCCGCTGTTTGCCAACCTGAATGCGCTGGGCCGGGAGAGAGTGGGTGACGTGCAGGTTCGGGCGCCATTCTGGCAGTCCTTCATGGCCGGCTGCGGCGCCGGCTCAGTGGCAGCTGTGGCTGTAACACCATTGGATG TCATAAAGACTCGTCTGCAGACTTTGCAAAAAGGTGACGGCGAGGAGACATACAAAGGAATTGTTGACTGCACACG GCGCATCATGACGCGGGAGGGCCCATCAGCATTCCTGAAGGGTGCAGCATGTCGCGCTCTGGTTATCGCTCCTCTTTTTGGCATTGCGCAGGGTGTCTACTTTCTTGGGGTCGGGGAGACGTTGCTCGGTTTGCTGGGATAG
- the slc25a18 gene encoding mitochondrial glutamate carrier 1 isoform X1 — protein MAEKKVSSLPAKLINGGVAGLVGVTCVFPIDLAKTRLQNQQGVPVYKGMMDCLAKTVRSEGYFGCYRGAAVNLTLVTPEKAIKLAANDVFRQKLSKDGHLPLWGEVLAGCGAGTCQVVVTTPMEMLKIQLQDAGRLAAQRTVPTAAQAAAPGPAQTLVAPPPARPSPPPPPRASATGITVELLKTRGLAGLYRGAGATLVRDVPFSMIYFPLFANLNALGRERVGDVQVRAPFWQSFMAGCGAGSVAAVAVTPLDVIKTRLQTLQKGDGEETYKGIVDCTRRIMTREGPSAFLKGAACRALVIAPLFGIAQGVYFLGVGETLLGLLG, from the exons ATGGCGGAGAAGAAAGTTAG CAGCCTCCCCGCTAAGCTGATTAATGGGGGCGTGGCAGGCCTGGTTGGTGTGACATGTGTATTTCCCATTGACCTGGCCAAGACCCGCCTACAGAACCAGCAGGGTGTCCCAGTCTACAAAGGAAT gatGGACTGCCTGGCAAAGACGGTACGCTCGGAGGGCTATTTTGGATGTTACAGAG GTGCAGCAGTGAACCTCACTCTTGTGACGCCAGAAAAAGCCATCAAGCTGGCTGCCAATGACGTCTTCAGACAGAAGCTCTCCAAGGATGG TCATTTACCCCTGTGGGGAGAAGTGCTGGCAGGCTGTGGGGCTGGGACATGTCAGGTGGTAGTCACCACTCCTATGGAGATGCTTAAGATCCAgctgcaggatgcaggaaggCTCG CTGCCCAGAGAACCGTTCCAACTGCAGCTCAGGCGGCTGCCCCCGGGCCAGCTCAAACCCTGGTGGCCCCCCCACCAGCGCGGCCGagccctccacctccacctcggGCCTCGGCCACCGGCATCACGGTGGAGTTGCTGAAGACTCGGGGACTTGCGGGCCTCTACAGGGGGGCCGGAGCTACCTTAGTGAG GGACGTCCCTTTCTCAATGATCTACTTCCCGCTGTTTGCCAACCTGAATGCGCTGGGCCGGGAGAGAGTGGGTGACGTGCAGGTTCGGGCGCCATTCTGGCAGTCCTTCATGGCCGGCTGCGGCGCCGGCTCAGTGGCAGCTGTGGCTGTAACACCATTGGATG TCATAAAGACTCGTCTGCAGACTTTGCAAAAAGGTGACGGCGAGGAGACATACAAAGGAATTGTTGACTGCACACG GCGCATCATGACGCGGGAGGGCCCATCAGCATTCCTGAAGGGTGCAGCATGTCGCGCTCTGGTTATCGCTCCTCTTTTTGGCATTGCGCAGGGTGTCTACTTTCTTGGGGTCGGGGAGACGTTGCTCGGTTTGCTGGGATAG